The following are encoded in a window of Paraburkholderia sp. HP33-1 genomic DNA:
- a CDS encoding glutathione peroxidase, translating into MTSIYSFSARALGGEEASLAKYQGKVLLIVNTASECGFTPQYAGLQKLYDAYAARGLAVLGFPCNQFGKQEPGDAAQIGSFCEKNYGVTFPMFDKIDVNGPSAHPLFRYLTIEAPGLLGLEAIKWNFTKFLIGRDGNVVKRYAPLTKPEAITADIEALL; encoded by the coding sequence ATGACATCGATCTATTCGTTTTCGGCACGCGCGCTCGGCGGCGAGGAAGCGAGTCTCGCGAAGTACCAAGGCAAGGTTTTGCTGATCGTCAATACCGCGAGCGAATGCGGGTTCACGCCGCAATACGCGGGCTTGCAGAAGCTGTACGACGCCTACGCGGCGCGCGGGCTCGCGGTGCTCGGTTTTCCGTGCAACCAGTTCGGCAAGCAGGAGCCGGGCGACGCCGCGCAGATCGGCAGCTTCTGCGAGAAGAACTATGGCGTGACGTTTCCGATGTTCGACAAGATCGACGTGAACGGCCCGAGCGCACACCCGCTGTTCCGCTATCTGACCATCGAGGCGCCGGGGCTGCTCGGTCTCGAGGCGATCAAGTGGAATTTCACCAAGTTTCTGATCGGCCGCGACGGCAACGTCGTCAAACGCTACGCGCCGCTGACCAAGCCCGAGGCGATCACCGCGGATATCGAAGCGCTGCTGTAG